One window of the Desulfurispira natronophila genome contains the following:
- a CDS encoding DUF6933 domain-containing protein has translation MIKLHATKKLYEKLPLNEHGLLPSAPSSELLSEQSSLPDNPLSGWHGNLVTFQRRNCVLLAHDATRFPLVLLNLTKPDLAQLNYYFEDIFMNTLLKCGAEPRHLDAAQQLLHPLQVDSRTSRSELSTLNRMKIEIDCQVDYGGLDIAEMTGYALSARMADVCRSIKGADYIFPWEEMRALLEKYAGGKR, from the coding sequence ATGATCAAACTCCACGCTACCAAGAAGCTCTACGAGAAACTTCCGCTCAATGAGCATGGCTTGCTGCCCTCAGCACCCTCCAGCGAGCTTCTGTCTGAGCAGTCCTCGCTACCTGACAACCCTCTGAGTGGCTGGCATGGCAATCTGGTGACCTTTCAGCGGCGCAACTGTGTACTCCTTGCCCACGATGCTACCCGTTTTCCGTTGGTGCTTCTCAACCTGACCAAGCCGGATCTGGCACAGCTGAATTATTACTTCGAAGATATATTTATGAATACCCTGCTCAAGTGTGGCGCAGAACCCAGGCACCTGGATGCAGCACAGCAACTGCTGCATCCGCTGCAGGTGGACTCTCGCACCAGTCGATCGGAACTGAGTACCCTTAACCGGATGAAGATTGAAATTGACTGCCAGGTTGACTATGGGGGTCTGGATATTGCTGAAATGACAGGCTACGCCCTAAGTGCCAGAATGGCCGATGTCTGCCGCTCGATAAAAGGGGCAGACTACATTTTCCCCTGGGAGGAGATGCGCGCATTGCTGGAGAAGTATGCCGGTGGAAAAAGGTAA
- a CDS encoding class I SAM-dependent methyltransferase, with the protein MTNPYNHNAAHYAQRYESVAFEDVHGQLLDFIARLGNSAFVLDVGSGSGRDAAWFAAQGHEVVAVEPSHGMRTEAIKRHADTAVQWVDDSLPALAATHRLGISFDLILLSAVWMHVRPTDRARAMRKLATLLNPGGRMAITLRLGPPDPQRQMYDVSEHELDILAREHGLKKIELATASSADKLGRDDISWLTVLYELT; encoded by the coding sequence ATGACCAACCCTTACAACCACAACGCCGCCCACTATGCCCAGCGCTACGAGAGCGTTGCCTTTGAAGACGTGCATGGCCAACTCCTGGATTTTATAGCGCGTCTTGGGAATAGTGCCTTTGTCCTCGATGTGGGGTCTGGATCAGGGCGCGACGCAGCCTGGTTTGCCGCGCAGGGACATGAAGTAGTCGCGGTTGAGCCTTCCCATGGCATGCGCACCGAAGCAATTAAGCGACATGCTGACACTGCTGTTCAGTGGGTGGATGACAGTCTGCCTGCTTTGGCCGCTACGCACCGGCTGGGTATATCTTTTGACTTGATCCTTCTCTCGGCGGTCTGGATGCATGTGCGACCAACTGACCGCGCCAGGGCTATGCGTAAACTGGCGACTCTCCTGAATCCTGGTGGCCGCATGGCAATTACTTTGCGCCTGGGCCCGCCCGATCCGCAGCGGCAGATGTATGATGTTTCTGAGCACGAGCTGGATATCCTGGCAAGAGAACACGGACTGAAAAAGATCGAACTTGCCACGGCAAGCAGCGCTGACAAACTCGGTCGTGATGATATTTCATGGCTGACGGTGCTGTACGAGCTTACATGA
- a CDS encoding HNH endonuclease domain-containing protein, giving the protein MTQQSKFYLIEPSNENYWRAIILFGRNVASYKFALAKALYDMRKRSGDLIKLEDLAPAYAEHICEHLLKCDRQATSPQSKFLDACRAYNNNDSDHSHLIENTVKLGFQNVIDAFHNVHGSEIPKRFFLDERATNGGIRLTDEFFNLAETPQFADLNSETEARWRLVETAWSLSMPRQALQVSLDDTSSVLQVATQARRVSITSSRDALNGYQKGRCFYCFQNISTEQHASELADVDHFFPHMLHFCADGKPINGVANLVLACRECNRGREGKFDRLPEPILLERLHNRNEYLIGSHHPLRETLMVQTGTTEAKRRNFLQSVYSCSRETIISTWRPQQRGYSVF; this is encoded by the coding sequence ATGACCCAACAGAGTAAATTCTATTTAATAGAGCCCAGCAACGAGAACTACTGGCGCGCTATTATCCTCTTTGGTCGCAACGTAGCCTCCTATAAGTTTGCTCTTGCAAAGGCACTGTATGACATGCGTAAGCGCTCTGGCGACTTGATAAAGCTTGAGGATCTAGCACCTGCCTATGCCGAGCATATATGCGAACACCTGTTGAAATGTGATCGACAGGCAACCTCGCCCCAAAGTAAGTTTCTCGATGCCTGCAGAGCCTATAACAATAATGACAGCGACCACAGCCATCTTATCGAAAATACTGTAAAGCTTGGCTTTCAGAATGTCATTGATGCGTTCCACAATGTGCATGGATCTGAAATACCAAAGCGATTTTTTCTGGATGAGCGGGCAACCAATGGTGGAATTCGGTTGACCGATGAGTTTTTTAACCTGGCAGAAACACCGCAATTTGCTGATCTCAATAGCGAAACAGAAGCTCGCTGGCGTTTAGTTGAAACGGCCTGGAGCTTGAGTATGCCTCGTCAAGCACTTCAGGTGAGCCTTGATGATACAAGTAGTGTGCTGCAGGTTGCCACTCAAGCCAGAAGGGTAAGTATCACATCTTCACGTGATGCGCTCAATGGCTACCAGAAAGGGCGCTGCTTTTATTGCTTCCAAAATATCTCCACAGAACAACATGCAAGTGAATTGGCTGATGTTGACCACTTTTTCCCGCACATGCTTCACTTTTGCGCTGACGGTAAACCGATAAACGGAGTGGCAAATTTAGTTTTGGCTTGTAGAGAGTGCAATCGTGGAAGAGAGGGGAAGTTTGACCGTCTTCCAGAGCCAATCTTACTGGAGAGGCTCCACAACAGAAACGAGTACCTAATTGGCAGCCACCATCCTTTACGGGAGACACTTATGGTGCAAACCGGAACCACGGAAGCCAAGCGCAGGAACTTTCTCCAGTCCGTTTACAGTTGCTCACGTGAAACGATAATTTCAACCTGGAGACCGCAACAACGAGGTTACTCTGTGTTTTGA